Sequence from the Corallococcus sp. EGB genome:
CAGGGTGCCGTGGGGGTCCTCCTCGCCTCGCACCGTCACGGCGATGGCCACGCAGGCGGGCGGACCGGGGGCATCCATGAGCGCCTGTCGCATGGCCTCCGCCCCCACCGCGTCCGCACCGGGCAGGGCGATCAGGAAGGTGTCCCCCGTCCAGCGCACCACGAAGCCCGGTGGAGGGCAGAGCCCCTCCGCGCGCCGGGACAGCTCCCGCAGCGCCGCGTCGCCCGCGTCGAAGCCCCTGGTGCGGTTGAGGGTGGCCAGGTCCGCAAGGACCACCAGCAGCAGGCTGACGGGTACCCCATCCCGGCGGCAGCGGGCGATCTCCCTGGCCAGCCGCTCCTCGCCCACGCGCCGGCTGTCCAGGCCCGTGAGCGCGTCCTGGCGCAACAGCCGCTCGCGCTGGGCCTTCAGGTCCGCGCCGATGCCCAGGTCCACCAGCGACAACAGCTGCGCGCTGCCCCCGGGCACCAGGAAGGGCCGCGCCACCCAGCGCACCACGCGCGGCCGGGGGCGCTCCAGGGACAGCGTCAGGTGCAGGCCTCGGGAACCCTCCGCCGCCAGGTCCAGCTGCCGCAGGGTGCCGCCCGGGTCCGCGGTCAGGTTCGCGACGTGTTGGCACAGCGAATCGAAGGGCATGCCCGCCAGCCGGTCCTCGGGCAGCCCCAGGAGCTCCGCCAGCGCCGCGTTGGCGGCGAAGGGCTTGCGGCCCGGCGCCACCACCAGCACCGGCACCTCCAGGGCGCTCACCGCCTCGCGCACGAGCGCCAGCGCCGCCGCCTCGTTGAGCACCGGCTCCGGCGCGCCCTGGGGACGCGGCGCGGCGGGTCGCGGCCGTGTCACCAGCGAGGTGTGCTCCAGGTTCTCCGCCACGCGGCCCGCCAGCTCGCGCAGCGCCGCCAGGTCCTCCGGGCCCAGCATCAGCGGGCGCGTGTCGATGACGCACAGCGAGCCGAGCACCTCCC
This genomic interval carries:
- a CDS encoding diguanylate cyclase domain-containing protein — translated: MPRYALIAEPDRHRAAGLLSLVQQEGLEGVVARDGAEAQETVRLRGAPALLVTDLALPRVDGFALLAWLRGRSDAGGTAVMVVTAFDELRVRAWQLKDSLGIHALLSRRAGPEAMRDGVRRALAGQLAGHGQLELNAEDEKRRLTRIEEMQLVDPGLPDAGLQELVTEVAQAFGVPVALLTLVLGDRQWFKAHVGLPSTLARDRGTPRDWAFCHHVVQGREAMVVPDATRHPVFRANPLVREGIIGSYAGAPLITSTGEVLGSLCVIDTRPLMLGPEDLAALRELAGRVAENLEHTSLVTRPRPAAPRPQGAPEPVLNEAAALALVREAVSALEVPVLVVAPGRKPFAANAALAELLGLPEDRLAGMPFDSLCQHVANLTADPGGTLRQLDLAAEGSRGLHLTLSLERPRPRVVRWVARPFLVPGGSAQLLSLVDLGIGADLKAQRERLLRQDALTGLDSRRVGEERLAREIARCRRDGVPVSLLLVVLADLATLNRTRGFDAGDAALRELSRRAEGLCPPPGFVVRWTGDTFLIALPGADAVGAEAMRQALMDAPGPPACVAIAVTVRGEEDPHGTLDRAHAALARAKPERKPASEQG